A stretch of the Clostridium fungisolvens genome encodes the following:
- a CDS encoding PRD domain-containing protein encodes MKSNREQIIDFMIKCSNSVNSEEAKGVSTQYLSNRLGMQRTNISSILNGLVKDGVVEKVNGRPVLYRIKKKTMTPQGEQSCFKQLIGCNGSLKNAVQLAKAAILYPQHSLHSLVLGPNGSGKSYFVNLMYYFAKENKIIENEAPFIRFNCNNYSDKPDQMVEILFGIDKGSFLSRAKGGVLFIDHIELLPAEGRNILIRLVENNYVEVNGIKSEFNGIIICAMNDIAQQSLIDYYSSYFSIRIQLPSLAERNLNERFELIKHFFTIEAARCNKTLNINSELLICLLLYQCETNVKQLNRDIQIGCANAYVREFENNKDNISILMSDFPFYVRSGFLNFKRYKSEIKEIISENCNYAFSKIEATMISLSEEKLNKKKNMYDFIDEKVNELRERGIEEQDINTIISIDVENQFKKYSKKLMNQVVNEEQLSEIVNSRVIALVKEFLNEATKRFNKVYPHSIFYGLCLHLNSTLSRKDKVQRLSNEQIMDVIGKYQDQYSYCVKFVSLIEKEFAKRLPIDEVVFITMFITRDSLEKEENKYPVVLLALHGNTAASSLVEVINNMGSHETYAYDMPLNKSVNVAYEELKAMIIKIHQGKGVFVIYDMGSFATMLDMISSETGIEIRKLEIPITLLALDCNRKIMLGMEMDEIHEGIIDAYNNTMYMQKDEYYRSKSKNVILSLCMSGEGAAVQIKNYIKNNIRLHEVEIIPLAISDKQFLLEEVNRIKENHNIICVIGSYNPQLMGIRYIPITDIFQNNSKELRALLNLGNEDIDDNDEEGDDFKVIFDHLSHELELVDVDKLRVYLPKVIGEIGVNENYHLTEEQELALMVHIACCIEYMLKKVPMSSNIHKENILNENKALYNSIKKSFSVIEKEFDVTFSDNELANIISIMKMSQKG; translated from the coding sequence ATGAAATCTAACAGAGAACAGATTATTGACTTCATGATTAAGTGCTCAAATTCTGTTAATAGTGAAGAAGCTAAAGGAGTATCAACTCAATACTTATCAAATAGATTAGGAATGCAAAGGACCAATATAAGTAGTATATTAAATGGACTTGTTAAAGATGGTGTCGTAGAAAAAGTTAACGGTCGACCAGTTCTTTATAGAATCAAAAAGAAAACGATGACACCACAAGGAGAACAATCCTGCTTTAAACAACTTATAGGTTGCAATGGAAGTTTAAAGAATGCAGTTCAATTGGCCAAAGCTGCAATACTTTACCCGCAACATAGTTTGCATTCACTAGTATTAGGACCAAATGGTTCTGGGAAAAGTTATTTTGTTAATCTAATGTATTATTTTGCTAAAGAAAACAAAATAATAGAAAATGAGGCGCCATTTATTAGATTTAATTGTAATAATTATAGTGATAAACCAGATCAGATGGTTGAAATTTTATTTGGGATAGATAAAGGAAGTTTTCTTAGCAGAGCTAAAGGCGGAGTTTTATTTATAGATCATATAGAGCTACTTCCTGCTGAAGGAAGAAATATTTTAATACGACTTGTTGAAAACAATTACGTAGAAGTTAATGGAATTAAAAGTGAATTTAATGGGATAATCATATGCGCTATGAATGATATAGCGCAACAAAGTTTGATTGATTACTATAGTTCATATTTTTCTATAAGGATACAGTTACCGTCATTAGCAGAAAGAAATTTAAATGAAAGGTTTGAACTAATCAAACACTTTTTCACAATTGAGGCTGCAAGATGTAATAAAACTCTTAATATCAATTCTGAGCTTTTAATATGTCTACTGCTCTATCAATGTGAAACAAATGTAAAACAGTTAAATAGAGATATCCAAATAGGATGTGCAAATGCTTATGTAAGAGAGTTTGAGAACAATAAAGATAATATCTCAATTCTTATGAGTGATTTTCCTTTCTATGTAAGATCTGGATTCTTGAACTTTAAAAGATATAAATCAGAAATTAAAGAAATAATATCTGAAAACTGCAATTATGCATTTTCTAAAATAGAAGCAACCATGATTTCGTTAAGTGAAGAAAAACTCAATAAGAAAAAAAACATGTATGATTTCATTGATGAAAAGGTTAATGAACTAAGAGAAAGAGGAATTGAGGAACAAGATATAAACACTATTATAAGTATAGATGTTGAAAATCAATTCAAGAAGTATAGTAAAAAGCTAATGAATCAAGTTGTAAATGAGGAACAATTATCTGAAATAGTAAATAGTAGAGTTATAGCCTTGGTTAAGGAATTTCTTAACGAAGCCACTAAAAGGTTCAATAAAGTTTATCCTCATTCTATATTCTATGGATTATGTCTTCACTTAAACTCAACTTTAAGTAGGAAAGATAAGGTTCAAAGACTGAGTAATGAACAAATTATGGATGTTATTGGCAAATATCAAGATCAATACAGTTATTGTGTGAAATTTGTAAGCTTAATAGAAAAAGAATTTGCTAAAAGATTGCCTATAGACGAAGTAGTATTCATTACAATGTTTATTACTAGAGATTCTTTAGAAAAAGAAGAAAATAAATATCCAGTGGTATTACTAGCTCTGCACGGAAATACAGCGGCGAGTTCGCTTGTTGAAGTTATTAATAATATGGGGAGTCATGAAACCTACGCCTACGATATGCCATTAAACAAAAGTGTGAATGTGGCATACGAGGAATTGAAAGCAATGATAATAAAGATACATCAAGGAAAGGGTGTTTTTGTTATTTATGATATGGGTTCCTTTGCAACTATGTTAGATATGATATCTTCAGAAACAGGAATTGAGATTAGAAAATTGGAAATCCCAATTACCTTGTTAGCTTTAGATTGCAATAGAAAGATAATGCTTGGAATGGAAATGGATGAAATTCATGAAGGGATTATTGATGCCTATAATAATACGATGTACATGCAGAAAGATGAATATTACAGATCTAAAAGCAAAAATGTAATACTAAGTCTATGCATGAGCGGAGAAGGAGCAGCAGTACAAATAAAAAACTATATTAAAAATAACATAAGACTTCATGAAGTAGAGATAATTCCGTTAGCAATTTCAGATAAGCAATTTCTTTTAGAAGAGGTAAATAGAATAAAGGAAAATCATAACATCATTTGTGTTATAGGAAGCTATAATCCACAGTTAATGGGAATACGATATATACCGATTACAGATATTTTTCAGAACAATTCAAAAGAATTGAGAGCACTATTAAATTTGGGCAATGAGGATATTGATGATAATGATGAAGAAGGCGATGATTTTAAAGTTATTTTTGATCACTTAAGCCACGAGTTGGAACTTGTAGATGTGGACAAACTTAGAGTTTATTTGCCAAAAGTAATTGGTGAAATTGGAGTGAATGAAAATTATCATCTTACTGAAGAACAAGAACTTGCTCTTATGGTGCATATAGCTTGTTGTATAGAATACATGTTAAAAAAAGTGCCAATGTCGTCTAATATACACAAAGAAAATATATTAAATGAAAATAAAGCACTATACAATTCTATCAAAAAAAGTTTTTCTGTTATAGAAAAAGAATTTGATGTAACCTTTAGTGATAATGAATTAGCAAATATAATCTCTATAATGAAAATGTCACAAAAGGGTTAG
- the dmpI gene encoding 4-oxalocrotonate tautomerase DmpI has translation MPVITLEAGKLNKEQKSQLVKEFTDAASKIMNVPEQAFIVLIKENEAENIGVGGELLSDKVRK, from the coding sequence ATGCCAGTAATCACATTAGAAGCAGGAAAACTAAATAAAGAGCAAAAAAGTCAGTTAGTAAAGGAGTTTACAGATGCTGCATCAAAAATTATGAATGTACCAGAGCAGGCATTTATCGTATTAATTAAGGAAAATGAAGCGGAAAATATTGGGGTAGGTGGAGAACTGCTTTCAGATAAGGTTAGAAAGTAA
- a CDS encoding flavodoxin family protein: MKITVITGSPNKKGTTALLADKFIEGATEVGHDVYRFDAAFEKVNPCLSCGYCARHDSECVHKDSMNKLNDKLLESEMIVFVTPIYYYTMSAQIKTVVDRFHAKNAKLSGNKKAMLFAAAYGSDDETMEGLQKTYEAILRFLNWKDEGVLLAKGCPAREVIETTDYPKLAYEMGRTIV, encoded by the coding sequence ATGAAAATAACAGTTATAACAGGAAGTCCAAATAAGAAGGGTACCACTGCTTTATTAGCAGATAAATTCATTGAAGGAGCTACAGAAGTAGGACATGATGTGTATCGTTTTGATGCAGCTTTTGAGAAGGTAAATCCTTGTCTTTCATGTGGATATTGTGCAAGGCATGATTCTGAATGTGTTCACAAAGATTCCATGAATAAACTCAATGATAAGCTATTGGAATCGGAGATGATAGTATTTGTAACTCCAATCTATTACTACACAATGTCTGCCCAGATAAAAACGGTGGTTGACCGTTTCCATGCTAAAAATGCAAAGCTGTCTGGTAATAAAAAGGCCATGCTTTTTGCAGCTGCCTATGGGTCAGATGATGAAACAATGGAGGGACTACAGAAAACCTATGAAGCAATTTTACGTTTTCTTAATTGGAAAGATGAAGGTGTTTTGTTAGCAAAAGGATGCCCAGCAAGAGAAGTAATTGAAACAACAGATTATCCAAAGTTAGCGTATGAAATGGGAAGAACCATAGTTTAG